The following is a genomic window from Sporocytophaga myxococcoides DSM 11118.
CTTGTTTAAACCTCCTGTCAGGGTGTATTGGAATTACAGAAGCATTCAAAGGCAATCTTGTAAATGCAGCACTTTTGATCATTGCAGGAGCAGTTTTCGACTTTTTTGATGGGTTTATTGCTCGCCTCGTTAAAGCCTCTTCCCCCATTGGGAAAGATCTCGATTCACTTGCAGATGTAATCACGTTTGGATTATTGCCAGGGTTAATACTATTTAATTTGTTAACAATAAATAGTAATCTCCCTTTAGCTATAAATTACATTCCATTAATCGTTCCTGTATTTTCCGCACTTCGCTTAGCTAAGTTCAATAATGATCCGCGTCAAACCGGTTCATTTATTGGAGTGCCTACACCAGCCAATGCACTTCTTATTGGCTCTTTGCCCCTAATAACAGAATTTAATTCGGATTTAAATTTGAATTTTATCATCCTCAATCCTTATTTTATTATTTCGCTCAGTATAATAATGTCATTGCTTTTGATTTCAGAAATTCCCCTGTTTGCCTTGAAGTTTAAGACTTTTAAATGGAAAGACAATCAGATTATTTATATTTTCTTACTAATTAGCTTAATCCTTTTACTTTTAATAAAAGTAGCTGCAATACCATTAATAGTGATTTTATATGTAATTTTGTCTGTCATCAACAATTTAATGCTAAAAAAAACAAAATAGAAATCCGTTTATTGCCGAAGTTGCAGTAATGCTACCCCAAAAAAAACCTAATTATCAACTCATAGCAATAAAATCAAGTCTAAATAGCCTAAGGTTTTCAAGTGGTTCTCATGTTATAATTGATTGATAAGTTCAATACTCATGAATTAGATGAGATTCAGGTAAAAGGAAAAGTTAACCGGTAAAAAGCTAATAGCCAACCTGATTATGGAAGGATATAGTTTTAAAATTAAACAAGCATAATAAATATTTCAAAATACCGTTTAAATCTTGCCTGTAGAATAGGCAAGATATAAACGGTTGTTTTTTTATCTATCTATGAAATTAGAAACGAAGCTATTATTTCTTCTGCTGATAGTTACTTTCAGTGCAAAAGCTCAATATTCCGAAACTAGTAAAAGCTCTATTAAGGTAAAATGGACATCTCCGGTTTCTATTCTTGATAACCAAGCTAAAACAAGATTAGTTCCTAATTTTGAAGAAGCGTTTCACATAGAACCTCAGGATTATTTACCCTCTTTCGTGCTGAGGATATATAATGAAAGAGTCCAGGAAATTACCATTTACCCGGATTCAACAGAAAGCATGGGCACAACAGATGGAGATCTTATAAGAAACACTCCTTCAGATGCATTCGAGACAAAAATTTTTATAAGATACTATAAAGGGAAACCCTTAAGTGAAATTTATATTGTTCCAATTAAGGCATCAGCCGGTTCATTCCAAAAAATTCATAAATTTTCTTATACTTATAAAACATCTCAAACATCTGAACCTCTTCCTGTTTCCAGCAAAATTATAAAGAGATCAGGAAAATCAACTGCCAGGACTGCATCAACTTCCAGTTCAGTATTATCTTCAGGAGACTGGTATAAGCTAAGCATCTCCAACTCGGGAGTTTTTAAAATTGACTATAATTTCCTTACGAACCTTGGTTTAAATCCCTCCTCCATAAATCCTAAGCAAATCAAAATTTATGGAAATGGAGGAGGAATGCTTTCTCAGAAAAATGATGATCCGAGATATGATGACCTGGTTGAAAATGCTATTTTTATTTCTGGTGAAGCTGATGGAAAATTTGACCAGGGAGATTTTATCATTTTTTATGGGGCTGGTCCACATCCCTGGTCCTATGACTTTATAAATGAAAGCTTCAACCATACTTTCAATATTTATTCAGATTTTGCGTATTACTTTCTTACCATAGGTCCGGATAATGGGCTTCGAATACCTGAACAGGTTTCTGAAACTGGAGCAGAACAAAGCATTACTCAATTTGACGATAGGTATTTTTTTGAAAAGGATGAAGCGCAAGTAATGGTAGAGCCTATAAAGCCAAGTGGCAGGCTCTGGATTGGTGATATATTTAACTACAACCTTCAATACACCTACCCTTTCGACGCCACAGGCATTATTCCTAATAGTGACGTATTATTGAGGTCTTCCTGCATAGGAAGGTCGTCAGCGTCAAGCTCATTCAATATTTCCCTAAATAATGTGGCAATTGGCACTCATAATTTTACCAATTCAGCCTATTTTGAAAATCCAAATGTTGAGTATCCTTATGTTGGCGAAGTGAAAAATGAATTATTTAAAATAAATAGTTCAGCATTTAATAATAGTTCTAACATATTAATAAAATATGTTTATAATAAAGCTGGCAAAAGTGAGGCAAGAGGTTATCATGATTATTTTGAAATATTTATCCAAAAACAATTACGCCTATATGGTAATCAGACCTCGTTTAGATCCATACCAAGTCTTAACTATAACATTTCCGAATTTAAAATATCAGGAACACAAGGCACAGAAGTCGTTTGGGACATTACAGATCCTCTGTATGTAAAAAAACAAAATTATTCCTTTGCCGCAGATACAATTTCCTTTTCAACTAATACTAGCACGTTGAAGGAATTTGTAATTTTTAACTTAAATAATCTTAGTTCGCCAGGTTATATTGGCAAAATTGCCAATCAAAATCTTCATGGCATTATTGCTCCAAACATTCCTGAAAACATTATCATTACTACTGATGAATTTGAAGATGCGGCAAATCAATTGGCTCAATTCCACAAATCCTATGACAATCAAGACAGTTATGTGGTTACTGTAAAAAAGATTTACAATGAATTTTCTTCCGGAGCCCAGGATATTACCGCTATCAGAGACTTTATTAAAATGGTCTACGACAGAAGCACTCCTAATGACAGCCTGCATTATGTAACATTATTTGGAGATTGCTCTATGGATTACAAAGACAGATTAACGAATAATACGAATTTTGTCCCCACCTATGAATCACGTCAATCCTTACATCCAATTTTCTCCTATTCTTCCGATGATTATTATGGTTTTATGGATTCCTATGAGGGAGAATGGGTTGAAAATATTAGTGGAGATGCCACTTTAGATGTAGGTATAGGACGATTGCCTGTCAAAAGTGCTGCTGAAGCTTATGCTATTGTTGATAAAATTAAAATTTACAAGAGCAATCAGTCTCTTGGAAAATGGAGAAATAGAATCACTTTAGTTGCAGATAATCAACCTAACAGTAACCTTCATTTAAATTCTGCCGAATTATTGGCAAGTAAGCTTGAACAAAATCAGCCTAATTACAATATTAATAAGGTATATATGGCTGCTTTTCCGCTGGTCTATACACCATCAGGACCTACTTGTCCTGCAGCAGCAGAAGTCATTCAAAATGATATAGATAAAGGGATTTTCTTATTAAACTATACAGGACATGGAGGAGAGTTGCAGCTGGCTCAGGAAAATATCCTTAATACTACTATCATTTCGAAATGGAAAAATATTGATCAACTCCCATTTTTAGTAGCTGCAACTTGTCAATTTGGCCGATATGACTATCCAGCAGTTGTATCCGGAATTGAAACAGCAATATTAAATGCAAATGGGGGGGCCATTGGTTCTCTTGCTTCAACCCGGCCAGTGTATTCAAATACGAATGAAGCTATAAATGTTGCTTTCTATAATGCGGTATTCCAAAAGAAAGGTAACAGATATCAAAGGTTAGGAGAAATCATGATGCCAACTAAAAATAAGAGTAACTCAGGTATTAATAACAGAAATTATTCATTATTGGCAGATCCGGCATTAACATTAAATTATCCAATAGAAGATATTGTGCTTACCAAAGTTAATGACATTAATGTTTCAGGCATGGTAAGTGATACAATTAAAGCACTTGAAAAGGTTAAACTTGAAGGTGAAGTGAGATCAGAAGGTATTGTAATTGGGGACTATAATGGAGTATTAAATTTGACGCTTTACGATAAAAAGAATATAATTACTACCATAGAAAACCCAGTTGTAAGTGTAGGATTGCAGAATAGTCTTATATATGATGGTCCTGCATCAGTTAAAAACGGTAAGTTTTCATTAGAATTTGTGATTCCAAAAGATATTTCATATCAATATAGTAATGGC
Proteins encoded in this region:
- the pssA gene encoding CDP-diacylglycerol--serine O-phosphatidyltransferase; the protein is MTIKKHIPNFITCLNLLSGCIGITEAFKGNLVNAALLIIAGAVFDFFDGFIARLVKASSPIGKDLDSLADVITFGLLPGLILFNLLTINSNLPLAINYIPLIVPVFSALRLAKFNNDPRQTGSFIGVPTPANALLIGSLPLITEFNSDLNLNFIILNPYFIISLSIIMSLLLISEIPLFALKFKTFKWKDNQIIYIFLLISLILLLLIKVAAIPLIVILYVILSVINNLMLKKTK
- the porU gene encoding type IX secretion system sortase PorU — its product is MKLETKLLFLLLIVTFSAKAQYSETSKSSIKVKWTSPVSILDNQAKTRLVPNFEEAFHIEPQDYLPSFVLRIYNERVQEITIYPDSTESMGTTDGDLIRNTPSDAFETKIFIRYYKGKPLSEIYIVPIKASAGSFQKIHKFSYTYKTSQTSEPLPVSSKIIKRSGKSTARTASTSSSVLSSGDWYKLSISNSGVFKIDYNFLTNLGLNPSSINPKQIKIYGNGGGMLSQKNDDPRYDDLVENAIFISGEADGKFDQGDFIIFYGAGPHPWSYDFINESFNHTFNIYSDFAYYFLTIGPDNGLRIPEQVSETGAEQSITQFDDRYFFEKDEAQVMVEPIKPSGRLWIGDIFNYNLQYTYPFDATGIIPNSDVLLRSSCIGRSSASSSFNISLNNVAIGTHNFTNSAYFENPNVEYPYVGEVKNELFKINSSAFNNSSNILIKYVYNKAGKSEARGYHDYFEIFIQKQLRLYGNQTSFRSIPSLNYNISEFKISGTQGTEVVWDITDPLYVKKQNYSFAADTISFSTNTSTLKEFVIFNLNNLSSPGYIGKIANQNLHGIIAPNIPENIIITTDEFEDAANQLAQFHKSYDNQDSYVVTVKKIYNEFSSGAQDITAIRDFIKMVYDRSTPNDSLHYVTLFGDCSMDYKDRLTNNTNFVPTYESRQSLHPIFSYSSDDYYGFMDSYEGEWVENISGDATLDVGIGRLPVKSAAEAYAIVDKIKIYKSNQSLGKWRNRITLVADNQPNSNLHLNSAELLASKLEQNQPNYNINKVYMAAFPLVYTPSGPTCPAAAEVIQNDIDKGIFLLNYTGHGGELQLAQENILNTTIISKWKNIDQLPFLVAATCQFGRYDYPAVVSGIETAILNANGGAIGSLASTRPVYSNTNEAINVAFYNAVFQKKGNRYQRLGEIMMPTKNKSNSGINNRNYSLLADPALTLNYPIEDIVLTKVNDINVSGMVSDTIKALEKVKLEGEVRSEGIVIGDYNGVLNLTLYDKKNIITTIENPVVSVGLQNSLIYDGPASVKNGKFSLEFVIPKDISYQYSNGKASFYASNSPNLRDAAGASFDLVIGGTNKSAAEDNTPPVIKTYLNDETFVFGGATGSNPKLIIKLFDENGINLASAGIGHEISMTIDNSNEVITLNEFYSSGLDDYKNGTVNYPLKDLAPGNHSIKIRAWDTYNNSSEVYLEFVVVNNESISLEHILNYPNPFSTNTEFHFDHNRAGEDIDVMIQIYTVSGKLIKTISNRLFTSPSHVSGIHWDGRDDFGDKIGKGVYVYKLNVKSLRDGNHKFKYQKLVVLN